The proteins below come from a single Tachypleus tridentatus isolate NWPU-2018 chromosome 13, ASM421037v1, whole genome shotgun sequence genomic window:
- the LOC143236673 gene encoding uncharacterized protein LOC143236673, with amino-acid sequence MQFYSIHSYLVITLWIIFPLIASQQLSQELFKLVQNNTDGSPSAVIDFRDVLSSFFCVRSCVKNINCLGFALASIDESDESKPTTLKFHCHLLHSLQESVLEVKHGWKLYGIPGLFPAEIYTDVISSGAKSTSVKINGQTMFNAECWDKAIVSYPGILVAVLDTTSLQYYDVDRMKCLHLENGLALDQDKKVHIHLQVSTAENIVDGVSQCPDNHVITALLDSNTYFQNVDYATCVSLNNGWEIDYSDCWVQKRLKQHYQGSSDPSMTWNFECPRSRWEIKVVVGYILNGDIILKCCTLKKMFI; translated from the exons ATGCAATTTTACTCTATTCATTCCTACTTGGTAATAACTTTGTGGATAATTTTTCCTTTGATAGCATCACAACAACTAAGTCAGGAATTATTTAAGTTGGTCCAGAATAATACAGATGGTTCCCCTTCTGCTGTAATAGATTTCAGAGATGTACTTTCTAGTTTCTTCTGTGTCAGATCTTGTGTGAAAAATATCAACTGTCTTGGGTTTGCTCTTGCTTCTATTGACGAATCGGATGAATCCAAACCCACTACGTTGAAATTTCACTGTCACCTTCTTCATAGTCTTCAAGAGAGTGTCTTGGAAGTAAAGCATGGCTGGAAATTGTATGGCATTCCTGGACTCTTT CCTGCTGAGATTTACACTGATGTTATCAGTAGCGGTGCTAAATCTACTTCAGTTAAAATAAACGGTCAGACAATGTTCAATGCTGAATGTTGGGATAAAGCTATCGTTTCCTATCCTGGTATTCTTGTGGCAGTGCT AGACACAACATCACTGCAGTACTATGATGTAGATCGCATGAAGTGTCTTCACTTGGAAAATGGTCTTGCGCTTGACCAAGACAAGAAAGTCCACATACATCTACAAGTATCCACAGCTGAAAATATTGTGGATGGTGTCTCTCAGTGTCCTGATAACCACGTGATCACTG CTTTATTAGACAGTAACACCTATTTCCAAAACGTCGACTATGCAACTTGTGTGTCACTGAACAATGGATGGGAAATTGATTACTCCGATTGTTGGGTTCAGAAGCGACTAAAACAACACTATCAGGGAAGCTCCGATCCAAGCATGACCTGGAACTTTGAATGTCCTCGATCTCGGTGGGAGATTAAAGTTGTTGTGGGATATATTTTAAACGGAGATATTATTCTTAAGTGTTGCACCCTGAAGAaaatgttcatttaa